DNA from bacterium:
CGTACTCAATTCCAGCTTGATGGTGGCTTTCAAATACCGCCTTCCTGAATCTCCCATGAGGTTGACAATGAAGGTATTCAAATCCAAAATCGGCCCTTGCGCAGGCGCTTCTTTCTGCTGCTCCGCCGCGGCTTCCGAATGGGGAGCGCTCTTTGTATGAGCATCGGCGCTTTTCCGGGGTGCCAGAAATTTCAGGTAAACAAAAATACCGGCACTGACCAAAAGAACCACTACTCCGCCGACGATGATCAGCAGCTTGGTCGATAAAAATCCCTGTTCATTCCTCAAATTCATAACTTCCCCCCGAAAAATTCAGAGTATTCTGGAGATATTCGACTTTCACAAGCAACACAAGATGAGGAGTCTCAGGAGCACGGTGCATCCGGAAAAAGCTGAAGCTGCGGGAACTGGTTGTTTTCCTAATTCAATTTACGTGGTGTAATTGGCTGCTTTAATAATATAAATCTCTACATAATCCTCACTCTTTCCCCTTCTTTCCTCATACCGCAGGCTTCCGTAACCAGCCAGACTGCACCGTTCCGGGGCAAGTCCTCCCTGGGAAACCAGAAAATTCAACACTGCCGATGCCCTCCTCAGCGAGAGATCCGCGCCTTTGTCTGTTCCCTCGGTTCGTCCGCTGAAACCATTGATACGCACAGGATGAGCGAATTTTGTTAAAATCTCGGCAATCCCTTTCAGGTGCCGGGCCATATGCGGCAGTATTTGCGCACTGTTTTTATCAAAAAGTATCTGGGCCGGAAATAAAATCTGGGCAAATTTATTGTTGGCATAGATATCTATTGTCTGTGTCTGTAAGCCCTGCGGAACCGTCCCGGCCTCATTTCCAGGCTGCTCCTCCCCGGCATCGCTCAAAAGGGCCTTGATGAGCGCGTCCTCGATTTGAGCAAATTCTTCAGTCGGCGGCAGGGAAACCGGCATGAACCGGGGCTTCCCGATATTGGTCAGCTCTCCTCTGTTAATGGCTCCCAGTGCCCCGCGAAGCGAAGGCCCCAGATAATGCTCGAAGGCCAGGTCATTCATGGATGACATGGAATAGAGCAGCACAAAGAAAGTCAGCATGTTCGTCAAAAGGTCAGAGAAACTGAACATCCAGGCTTGCGGATCTATTTCTTTTTTTTCCTTTTTTTTGGACATACCGCTCTTTTCCGCCCTGTCTTTTACCTTTTCATGAGACCGCGTAATTTAAATAAAAAGCCATGAACCGTAACGCTGTCTTTCTCTTCCTTCGAAGGGAGCGCTTTCATCCCCTCCTGAACCAACTGGATTTCAACTCTTCGATTCAGGGCCCGGTGTTCCGGCGTATCGTTGGGAAAAATCGGGTCATGCTCTCCATATCCCGCCGCTTCCAGACGGGAGATGGCGATCCCCTGCCGGACAAAATATTTCAGGATGTTCATGGCCCTGGCCGCAGACAGCTCCCAGTTTGACCCGAACCTGTCCGAAACAATGGGGATGTCATCCGTATGCCCTTTAATGACGATATCGCAGGATGAATCCTGGATGAGCGCACTGATTTTATCAAGCAGGGGCAGTTTATCCGGCTGGAGCTCCGCTGTCCCGGGGGCAAAAAAGCTCTGATCCGAAAGAGCGATGTTCATGCCCTCATGTGATTTCCTGAGGGTGATAACCTGATACCACTTTTTCCCCGGCGCCGAGAGGACCAGGTCATAGAGTGCTTCCGGGCTGATTCCCTTGCTGGCCAGCTCATGAGATGAACCAATAACGGGCGGAGAAGCGAGCAGGAACTCCTTCCCCGCAGTCGGCAAGACTCCGCCCGGCAGAGCGCCCAGACTCTCCGTAACCGAGCCCAGAGCGATCCGCTCCTTTTTTTTGTCTTTCACCGAGAGGGAATTTAAAACTGCAAAAAAGGCCATCATCAGGAGAACCAGAGCGCACATGAGAACAACCGTCGAGTCTCCCCTCTCTGACAAATAATAATCTTTGAGCTGATTGCTCTGCATAGTATGGTTGTCCGATTTAATTTTCATGGTTTGATGGTCCGAGACCGGACAGCGAGTTTTAAGTCCTTTGTGAGTATTATTCCAGCAAGATTAATGCCGACGGAGCATGAAAAACGAACATAAAAAATAAACTAATAAATCAAATGGTTACTCGTGTACGACTGCTTTTATTTTGTGCACCGGGGCCTGCTGCCTTGAGGCAAGCATTATATTAGTGCATGCCCTGGAGAGGGAGAATCAGGTAAAGCTCGAAACCCGCATTTTGGGCGGCAGAAAAGCATGAAGCTTTTGTTCGATGATGCGGGGATTGGTGCCACCGGAGATAGAAATGATGCCTTCCAGGGCAATTTGCCGATACTGGGCCTCTTCCGAGCTGCGGGTTTTCAATTTTCCGCTCAAGGGAAGGAAAATCATGTTGGCCAGAATGGCCCCATAAAAAGTAGTGAGGAGAGCAACGGCCATGCCGGGGCCGATTTTACTGGGGTCATTCAGATTTTGCAGCATCTGCACCAGTCCGATGAGGGTGCCGATGAGTCCCATGGCCGGGGCATAAGCAGCCAGGCTGGTGAGGATCTCAGCGCCGTGGGAGTGGCGGTCCTCCATCTGCTCGATATCGGTGTTGAGAATATCTCTGATGGCTTCAGGTTCCAGACCGTCAACCAGGCCCTGAATTCCTACCCGCATGAATGGATCTTCCAGGCTCTTGGCGGTATTCTGCAGGGCCAGGAGCCCTTCTTTCCGGGCAAGGCTTGCCATCTCAACGATTTTCTTGATTAATTCTTCCGAATTGTGCTTCTTGACAAAGAAAGTATTTTTAACTACTTTCATTACTCCCAGAATATCACCCAGTGGATAATGGATAAGGCTGACTCCGATTGTTGCTCCGACGGTAATCATGATCGAGGGGATATCGATAAAAATAAAGAGGCTGCCGCCCATAAGTATGGCGATAACTACCAGAGCAAAGGCTGAAACGATTCCGGATATGGTGGCGATATCCATAATAGACTATTCCTTTTTGTAAATACTCAGGCACAAAGGCACAAAGGGATAAAGAAGATAAGCAGTTACTTCTTTTCTTCCCTGCCCTGGACGGGTGATGGTCCAATCGAGCTGCCTTTGCGTGCAATGTTTCTGGTAATTTCAGCAGCCAGTTTCGGATCGACAAATCCCCACAGACGGCCTGCCTTTTTCTTGTCCATTCGCATGATGATTTCAGAGGCTGTCGAAAGATCAGTCTGCGCAATGATGGAGCCTGCCTTCTCGGGAGGTGCGCCCTCGAAAATCTTGGACAGCTCTTTAATCCGTTTCTCCTGCTGCTCATCCAGTTGCCTGCTCTTTTCTTCAATTTCCTTCTTGAGCAGTTTCAGGGCTTCCACATTCCGGATAATCTCATTTTTGATATCAGCCAGCCGCTGCTCCTTTTTCTCCAGCATCTCTTCTCGCTCCCGGACTTTGGCCTCCCTCCCGGCTAACGATTGCTGCACTTCCTTGAGGCTTTCCCAGGTGGGTTCCTTCCCGCTCACCCCGGATTTTGCGGCCTGGCCTGCCGCGCTTTCCTTCACCCAGCTAAAATTGCCGATCCTGGAATTCCTGAGAAACATGCAGCATGCAGTTGCAGCCAGGATGGCTGCTCCCACAAGCAGCTGGAGCGGGGATACGGCGGAACGCTTTTTCATCGAATATCTGGTGCCAGCAGGCGGCATCGGCCCCTTACCTTTCATCATTCAGAATCCTACGGCCCCGCCTGATGGCCCTCTCATCCAGGGTCTTCTGCTCTTCCTTCAGCATTTCCTTTTCCCACAGCGACAGAGTTTTCTCTTTCAGCCTGTCCATAATCTTTTTCTCTTTTCTGGCTTCAAGCAGG
Protein-coding regions in this window:
- a CDS encoding MotA/TolQ/ExbB proton channel family protein, which encodes MDIATISGIVSAFALVVIAILMGGSLFIFIDIPSIMITVGATIGVSLIHYPLGDILGVMKVVKNTFFVKKHNSEELIKKIVEMASLARKEGLLALQNTAKSLEDPFMRVGIQGLVDGLEPEAIRDILNTDIEQMEDRHSHGAEILTSLAAYAPAMGLIGTLIGLVQMLQNLNDPSKIGPGMAVALLTTFYGAILANMIFLPLSGKLKTRSSEEAQYRQIALEGIISISGGTNPRIIEQKLHAFLPPKMRVSSFT
- a CDS encoding flagellar motor protein MotB, which encodes MSKKKEKKEIDPQAWMFSFSDLLTNMLTFFVLLYSMSSMNDLAFEHYLGPSLRGALGAINRGELTNIGKPRFMPVSLPPTEEFAQIEDALIKALLSDAGEEQPGNEAGTVPQGLQTQTIDIYANNKFAQILFPAQILFDKNSAQILPHMARHLKGIAEILTKFAHPVRINGFSGRTEGTDKGADLSLRRASAVLNFLVSQGGLAPERCSLAGYGSLRYEERRGKSEDYVEIYIIKAANYTT
- a CDS encoding flagellar basal body-associated FliL family protein, whose translation is MNLRNEQGFLSTKLLIIVGGVVVLLVSAGIFVYLKFLAPRKSADAHTKSAPHSEAAAEQQKEAPAQGPILDLNTFIVNLMGDSGRRYLKATIKLELSTELLKEEITQKMPEIQDNMLVLLSSKSYDDIADVSGKIRLRAEIMNRINTVLTSGEVRKVYFTEFVIQ
- a CDS encoding flagellar motor protein MotB; protein product: MKIKSDNHTMQSNQLKDYYLSERGDSTVVLMCALVLLMMAFFAVLNSLSVKDKKKERIALGSVTESLGALPGGVLPTAGKEFLLASPPVIGSSHELASKGISPEALYDLVLSAPGKKWYQVITLRKSHEGMNIALSDQSFFAPGTAELQPDKLPLLDKISALIQDSSCDIVIKGHTDDIPIVSDRFGSNWELSAARAMNILKYFVRQGIAISRLEAAGYGEHDPIFPNDTPEHRALNRRVEIQLVQEGMKALPSKEEKDSVTVHGFLFKLRGLMKR